The DNA region TGGCTCAGGCTGAAAAGATTCCTGACACGGTGCAAGCCAGTGAAAAGGTTGGACGTGAGGATATTACTGACCAACCACTGGTAACCATTGACTCAATTGAATCAAAAGATTTGGACGATGCGGTTGTGGTTTGGAAGCTACCAAATGGTAACTTCCATTTAGGCGTGCATATTGCTGACGTTTCCCACTATGTTGTCGCGGGGACGCCGCTTGATGAGGAAGCCTATAACCGGGGAACATCAGTTTATTTGACTGATCGGGTCATTCCAATGTTGCCTCGAAATATTTCTAATGGAATTGCATCTTTGAACCCTGGGGTTGAACGTTTAGCGATGTCGGCTGAAATGGAATTTACACCATCTGGTGATTTAGTCAAGCATCGCTTACATGAATCAGTTATGAAGTCGCATGCACGGATGACTTATAAGGCAGTGAATGCTATTTTAGCTGGTGATGAAGAAACTCGGGCTGAATATTCAGAATTGGTGCCCATGTTTGAAGAAATGTCCGCCCTTCATGATGCATTAGCTAAAAAACGGACTGCTCGTGGTGCGATTGAGTTTGATGCGCCAGAGGCAAAAATTATCGTTGATGAGCAAGGAAAGCCCGTCGACATTCAATTGCGTGAACGTGGTTTGTCAGAACGGATGATTGAGTCCTTCATGCTGGCAGCCAACGAAACAGTCGCAATGCATTTTGACCAGTTGAATGTGCCATTTTTGTATCGTGTCCACACGACACCAAATATTGATAAGAGTGTTAAATTCTTTGAATTTGTTAAGGCGCTTGGTGGTAAGGTCAATGCTGATCCAAATGATGTTAAACCGATGGATTTCCAAAAAATTCATGACGAATTTATGGACCAGCCGTCTGAACAAATGGTGTCGACGATGATGTTACGTTCAATGCAACGGGCTGAATATTCAAATGAGTCTTTGGGTCATTTTGGGTTGGGCGCTAAATATTATACGCACTTTACTTCACCAATTCGACGTTATCCCGACCTGACTGTACACCGCTTAATTAAGTGGTATGCTAAGCATGGCATTGATGAGACAGCGCAAAGTCAATATCGTGATCAATTAGCAGAGATTGGTAAAGATACATCAGTCCGTGAACGTCGAGCAATCGATACAGAACGGGATACTGATGCGATGAAGAAGACTGAATTTATGGCTGATAAGGTCGGAGAAGAATTTGATGCAGTGGTTAATGGTGTCATGAAGTTTGGGATGTTCGTTTCATTGCCAAACACTGTTGAGGGATTGATTCACACATCGAATTTGACGGATGATTATTACGCTTATGATGAAAGTCATTTGGCATTGATTGGGCGTCGTTTCCATCATATTTACCAAATTGGTCAGGCAGTGAAAGTTAAATTGATTCGTGTTGATAAAGAACAAAGCGCATTAGACTTTGTATTGGTTGACCCAACAGCTGCACCAATTACAGATATCAAGGTGGCAGATGATCGCCGCGGTAGTTTTGGTGGGGGTAATCGTCAGGACCGACGGACAAATGATAAGCGTAATCGTTCGGACAAAGGGAATAAAACGCATAATGATGGTAAGCCCTTTGGCGCACCGAGCGATCGGCGTAAGCCTGAGTCAAAGCATAGTTCAGTTAATCGTAAAGGGCGTCATTAAATGACGTACTTTGCATGCGATGTAGTGATAGATGTTTGTAAAATGAATGCCGCTTTTTAAAGCAAACGTCGTTATTGATCGCGCGATATTGATATATGTCGGAGGTGTTGATAAGATATGGTGAAAAAAAAGCAAGCTGGGCCAGGTGTGCTAGCAACCAACAATAAGGCAAGATACAATTATGCAATTGGTGAGACGTTTGAAGCTGGGTTAGCATTGACCGGTACTGAAATTAAATCGGTTCGCGCAGGCCAAATCACGATTGCTGATGGCTTTGTCCAAATTAGAAACGGTGAAGCTTGGTTAGATAATGTCAATATTGCTTGGTTTCCACAAGGCAATCAGTTTAACCATGAGCCATTAAGGTCACGTCGATTATTGTTACATCAGTCAGAGATTACACGACTAGCGAAAGCGTCATCGGTTGCAGGGGTGACAATTGTACCTTTGAAAGTTTATATTAAACGTGGTTTTGCAAAGGTTCTAATCGGGTTAGGGACTGGTAAACATAGTTATGATAAACGTGAAACAATTAAAAAACGCGATCAAGAACGAGAATTGAGACGATCGGTTAAACGGTAATGACGATGTCAGAGCCATTGCTACTGATGTATTAACTTGTAAATGATTAGAAGACTTCCTACGTAGGTGGGCGGTCTTTTTTTAGGCATAAATTGTAAATAATTCGTACATAATGTGTTGTTATCCTAAATTTAGGACTAAATAGGAGGGATAAAGTCATGGGAAAAGTAATTGTATTTGCAGGAAAGCCATCTCATTTTGCACGTCAATTTGCGCTGAAACAAGCCACGAAAGGTGATAAAGTGATTTTGGGGTCAATTGATGCGAATGAAATTAAAGATATTGAAACAGAGATTAAGCAAGTTGGAGGTGAAGCGTTAGCATTGCCAACAAATTTTGCTGACCCAGAATCGGTTAAAAATTTATCAAACACAGCAGTGTCAACTTTTGGTCGCATTGATATCTGGGTGAATAATATTGATTGGGTACCACAATCAAGATTTTCAGATGCAGATAACTTAGTGCAGGCTTGGGATCGCATCATTGATTTCAATATTAAAGGTGTCCTGCATAGTATTTCAGCTTGTCAGCCTGTATTCCATGAAAGTGGGCAAGGTTTGTTTATTAATCTGGGTTCAATTGATAGTTTGTATGTTAATGCCAATGTGTCATTGGTTTATCAAGCTACAAAAGAGGCTGTCCGTGTGATTAGCGAGGGCTTTCAAAAAGAAGAAGAATCAAATGGCAAGTCAGTGAAAGTGATGTCGTTTTATCCAGGGGCCATTAAAGCTGAGAACCAAGTTAAGATTAGTAATCAGCCAAATGAGTATCTTAGTCATTCAATGGTCCAAGACGTCGAAGATTTCTATATCAATGTATTACAAAATATTATCCAGAAGGGATAACATTTTGTATGAATTTGTAGAGGTAGTTGAAGTATCAACTACCTTTTTTCGGTCAGTAAAGGCAATAATTAAAAACATTAAACCTGACATCACTTATGACAAATGCCAGATCATCATGCTAGACTGTGGAATAAAGTGACAATTTGAGGAGGAAAGATAATGCGAAAATGGGGGTTGCATATTGCTGTGCTAATTGCAGCATTTTTAATTGGATTTGGTGGCCTTGGGGTGCCGAAGGGACATGCAGCTAACAAACCACATTATACGATTGTGACGGATTCAACCTACCCACCATTTGAATGGCAAATGAGTGATGGAAAGTTAGTTGGCATTGATTTGGATATGTTAAAAGCTATTGCCAAAGTTGAAAATTTCACCTACGAATTAAAACCAATGAGTTTTAATGCGGCTGTGCAATCTGTCCAAGCTGGACAAGCAGACGGTATTTTAGCGGGGATGTCAATCACCGATGAACGAAAACAATCGTTTGATTTTGGAACACCATATTATGAATCAGGTGTTGTCGTTGCCGTTGCTAATAAGAGCCAAATCAAAAATTTGACGCAGCTGAAAAATAAAACTGTCGCGGTTAAAACCGGAACGGCTGGATATGACTACGCCAAGTCAATTCAAAAACAATATGGTTTTAAGATGGTTGCTTATAACGATTCTAGTATGATGTATGATGTCGTCCGAACTGGTAATGCCGTGGCTGCTTTTGAGGATCAACCCGTCATGGCTTATGCGATTCAACAAGGCGTCGACTTAAAGATTATCACGAAGCCAGCTTCAACAGCTTGGTATGGTTTTGGGGTAAAAAAAGGTGCAAATGATGCATTGATTGCTTCATTTAATGCTGGTTATAAAAAGATTGTTGCCAGTGGTCAATATGATAAAATTGTCCATCGATATTTGGGTGATACGGGCAAAAAATATGCGACTAATTTAAAAAGTGGATCCAATAAGACTAGTTGGTTGACGATTTTTAATGAAAATCGGTCGGCGTTTGGACATGGTCTATGGATGACTTTGCAAATGACGATCTTGGGTATCGTCTTAGCATCTTTGTGGGGATTATTGTTAGGTGTCATGGGAATTGCACCATCACGGATTATTCGTGGCATTTCAACCACAATTATTTATATCTTCAGAGGATTACCAATGTTGGTGTTGGCTTTTTTCATCTATATTGGTATTCCTAATTTAACTGGGCAAAAGGTGCCGGCGTTTACGGCAGGGATCTTGACATTAGTCTTGAACGAAGGTGCTTATATTGGTGCTTTTGTTCGTGGCGGTTTCCTGTCAGTTGATAAGGGACAACTAGAGGCGGCTCGTTCGTTAGGGCTGCCATATGGTAAAGCCATGCGAAAGGTCATCATGCCGCAGGGAATTCGGTTAACGATTCCTAGCTTCGTCAATCAATTTATTATTACGTTAAAGGATACGTCAATTTTGTCAGCGATTGGCTTAGTTGAATTGACACAAACCGGAACATTGATTATTGCGCGTAATTTACAAGGGTTCAAAGTTTGGTTGATGGTTGGATTGATGTATATTATTGTCATTACGCTATTAACATGGCTGTCAAACTGGATTGAAAAGAGGATGAAATAAGATGACTGAGCAGACAGAAATTGTAACGGTTCGCGACTTACACAAAAGTTATGGTAATAATGAGGTTTTAAAGGGCATCTCGTTAGCTGTTTTAGAAGGTGAAGTAGTCGTAATGATTGGCCCTTCTGGTTCTGGAAAATCAACATTTTTACGATCACTAAATCAACTCGAGGCTACAGATTCCGGTCAAATTGTGATTAATGGCTGGGATTTAGAGGATCCTAAGAACAATATCAACAAGACGCGCGAAACAATTGGGATGGTTTTTCAACACTTTAATCTTTTTCCGCATTTGACAGTGTTAGAAAATATGATTTTAGCGCCGGTAGAATTGCACAAGAAAACCAAAGCTGAAGCAACTTCAACTGCAATGGCGCTACTTGAACGTGTCGGACTAGCTGATAAGGCTAATGTCAAACCGGGAACCTTATCTGGAGGGCAAAAGCAACGAGTAGCGATTGCGCGCGCCTTGGAAATGAATCCTAAAATCATGTTATTTGATGAGCCAACGTCAGCCCTCGATCCAGAAATGGTTGGTGATGTCTTGGGCGTGATGAAAGATTTAGCTGCCGAAGGCATGACGATGATTGTTGTGACACATGAAATGGGCTTTGCAAAGCAAGTGGCTGATCGGGTTGTATTTTTTGCGGATGGACTGATTCAAGAAATTGGTACACCTGAGGCAGTCTTCGACCGGCCACAAAATGAACGTACCAAAGACTTTTTAGATAAGGTATTGAATGTCTAATTTGATTTTTCGATTTTAAAAGTCATACGGAGGGGGAAATATGCTAAAAATTGCTTACGTCGGTTTTGGTAAAAGTACCAATCGTTATCATTTACCATATATACAACAACGATTGGATAAATTTGATGTGACGCGCATTTATGCGCCAACCTTGGGGAAACGACCGTTAGATCAAGCAGCTTTGGAAGCCAGTGGGACGCGTTTCACATCTGATTTTACTGACATTTTAAATGATGATGCGCTTGATTTAGTGGTTGTCGTTACGCCCGCACCAACGCATTACCAGCTTGTCAAACAATTATTGCTTGCCGGTCAAAATGTTTTGGTCGACAAACCAATGGTCACTACGATCGCTGAATTGGACGATTTATTACAAATTGCAAAAGCACAACATTGTTTCTTAATGCCATTTCAAAATCGTCGTTTTGATTCAGATTATTTAACGCTGCAACACGTGTTACAGGCTGGTTATGTTGGCCGGCCAGTTGAATTAGAGTTGCATATGGATCATTATCGACCAACGGCGGGTCAGTTAACTGGTGAGCAAATTGATGGCACATGGTATGGGCATGGGGTACATTTAGTAGATCAAATTGTTGGTCTCTTTGGTCGGCCAGAAGCGGCTACTTATGATTTGCGGGCCACACGCTTGACCCAAGCCACGATTGAAGATCAATTTGAAGTGAATTTGCATTACGCAAATGCCTTTAAAGCAACAGTTCAATCCACCGAATTGGCAGTGACACCATATCCAAAATGGCGTTTAGTTGGGACACAAGGGACTTTTATCAAAACAACCGTTGATCAACAAGAAAATGATTTAAAGGCGGGGATTATGCCAGGTATGGCTGGTTTTGGCCTGGATGCGCCACAAGCTTATGGGCACGTGACCTATTACAATCAAAGTGGCGATCGTATTGAGAAAGATTTGCCTAGCATTCAAGGTGATTATGGGCGTGTTTATGACAATGTGTACGATGTTTTAGTTAACGGTCAAACACAATTGGTAACAGATGAACAAATGCAAACAACGATTGAAATTTTGTCGCGGGCTTTTGATGAAAAGGGACCGCACACGGAACAGTTGAATTAGCCGTAGACAGGAGACAGGGGAAACCCTGTCTTTTTTTATTGTTTAACGATTTAGGTGCGTAAAAAATGTCTGAAATAATACTTTGACACGCATAGTAATCGATGGTATATTACTTTGTGTAGTGAGGTAATAAAAATGGCGAATGAACTGTCGAAAGATTTAATTCGTGGGCATACGGATGCAATTGTCTTAAATTTATTGAGTCAAGGTGATTCGTATGGGTATCGAATTGTACAAGATATTAAGCAACGGACAAAAGGTCAATATACATTAAACGAGGCGACGCTGTATACAGTTTTTCGACGTCTTGGTAAAGCCGGTCTAGTTGAAAGTTATTATGGCGATGAGAGTCAAGGTGGGCGTCGAAAGTACTATTCGTTAACACCTCTTGGTCAGGAACGGTTAACCGCAGAAAAAGAAGCATGGGCATTTGCACGGCAAATGATTAATGAATTAATGGGTGATAAAGATGAATGACGCATTGGAAAAATCAATTGGGGCAATTTTTGATGCTTATCCAGAGACAACTGCTTTGAATGAATTTAAAGAAGAAGTCATGTCTGACGCAAGTGAAGCCTTGCAAGATTATCAACGTCAAAATCCGACGATTAGTGAGCCAGATGCCATTCGTGCCATTTTGGACAGTTTGGGTGACATCGCAGCAATTGCAAAGATGATTGCTGGTGAAACAACGGAGGTGGCAGTCTTTAGCCAAGCGACCCAGGATTATCGACAAATATTGGTGAATGCCTATGCTGGTCAAGTTTATATTAGTCGCGGTGATGGACAAGAAGTAAAGGTACATCAATTAACCAATATTGATCGACCAGAATTTGCGGTTCAAGTACAGAATGAAGACCAACAATTACGAATTACGATGCCAAAGCCGACTGGACACGGCCTGTTTAATTTCTTCAAATCAAATTTCAGTAGTCGTTTCCGCAATGTCATCAAGATTGAAGTGCCATCTAATTTTATGGGTGACTTGAAACTTAGTGTGAATGCGGGTGAGGTATTTGTTTCTGATTTGGATTTACAAGGTGACTTAAAAACAAGTTTGATTGCTGGTGCGTTGAATGTTGAACATGTTAATGCCGGTAATGTTGATGCTGATATTTCAGCTGGTAAGGCTAAATTTAGTCAGGTAAACGCCAGTAATCAATTTATTGGTAGTGTATCAGCTGGTGATTTGAAACTCATGGACACAACTGGACAGTTTGATATTGAAGTAGCTGCTGGTAATTTAGTGGCCCATCAGGTTGTGGGAGCAGGTGGTTTCCATGCGAATGCCGGGAATATTGATGTTGATTGGGCACAGGTTTCGGGTAATATACATTTGGATACGGCGTTAGGCAATATCACGATGCGCTTTATGACAGATATTAGTTTTAAAATTAAGGGTAATACGACAATGGGTATGATTAAGGTTTTGCGTGAACATACAGTATTAAATAGTAGTGGGAATTTAGATGCGCAAGTTGGGTTTACTCCAGCTTTTAATGTTTACGCATCAACATCACTCGGCGCAATTGTCATCAAATAAGAAATGGAGAATGAAAGTATGCAAACAAATAAAATTTATCGTTCGCGAAACGATCGGGTCTTGGCAGGTGTCTTAGGTGGCATTTCAGAACATTTTGGGTGGAATTCGCAATTAGTACGCTTATTGTATATTGCAATTAGTATTTTTTCGGTCGCTTTCCCAGGGATCTTAGTGTATATCATTGCACTCTTTATTATCCCTGAAGCACCGTATCGGAATCAGGATTAGGCGATTACCAAAGGGGTGCGATTGATTGACGATTGTCACGCTGAATTGTTTACAAAGATCAATGAGCAAAATTTAAAAAACACGACAATTGGGCACCGGTCAAACTAGCGTTTGATTCACCGGCAAATTGTCGTGTTTTTGATTGTAATCTAAATATTTCCTCTGTGGTCGTTACGATGCATATCTGGACCAGCGAAATGCTCGAGACCTAGATGCCTTGGCTGAGTTGGGAAATAAAAACGTGGTAAACTAAAGGGTAAGCCAATTTGTTGGCGTCGATCTAGAAAAATAATCACTAAGGCTAAGACACTTGTGAATTGCTCGTCGTTGATTGATATACGAAGTAATCCGTTTGTGTGGGGCCGTGCTCGCGCAAGCGTCCGATTGACATGATTAATATGATACCGCTGTTGTGTTAAATTAACGAGTACAACCCAGTTGAGATGGTTAATGAATAATAGTTCGCGAAAATATAATGAGACACCAAAAGTACCAATTGTTTGGTGGTCAATTTGCAGTTGGAATTTTGGCATGAGACCATTGGTGGTCTGAATAATTTGCGCCAAACAGCGTTGACTTTGGTCGTAGATACGCATCGCATCACCGCGATGACCTAGGCGGCCACGTACTTGGTAGAGACGCTGATAATGTGTATCCATGACATTGCCAATGAGGCTAGTTTGATGATTTGATGGTCGGAAATAAAGCTGTTTCATCGTTGGCCGCCTTTGCTATGAAAAGAAATGAGGAACTAAGACTGTGTTAGATGATTTAAAATTAACTGATTGGTGGTTGCCGCTTTGGCAGCGACTGGGGTCAGAGTATTGGGCGGAAGTTGCGCACTTTTTAAATACTGCGTATCGCGACCAACAATCAGTATACCCCCAAAAGAGCAGGTTTTTTCCGCCCTGTTGCAGACCCCGTTGGCGCAAACAAAGGTGGTTATTTTAGGGCAGGATCCGTATCCAAATGTTGGTCAGGCGATGGGACTTAGTTTCTCAGTGCCCAAAAACACACCAATTCCTAAATCGTTGGTGAATATTTATCGTGAATTATCCGATGATTTAGGCGATGAAAGCGTTCGGCAAGGTGATTTATCGGCTTGGGCACAGCAAGGTGTTTTACTATTAAACACTGTCTTGACTGTACCAGCCCATATACGGAATGGGCATGCCAATCTCATTTGGGAACCACTGACTGATGCCATTATTGAATTGGTTGCACAGCAGTCACAACCAGTGGCTTTTTTCCTATGGGGACGACCAGCACAAGCCAAAGAGCGCTTAATTACTGGTCCAAATAATTTAGTTCTTAAAGCTGCGCATCCGAGCCCATTGGCAGCATACCGAGGGTTCTTTGGTTCGCGGCCGTTCTCAAAAGCGAATGCGTTTTTAGAACGGCATGGTGAAGCTGGCATCCAATGGTAATGACGTATAATTAAGTTTGATAAATTTTTCACTATCAATTTATCAGTTTTTTTGAGATAATAAACATGTAATCGTTACCATCATTATAAATTAAATCGAAGGTGAATGAAATGGAACTTTTTGAACAACTTTCAACAAAAATTAAAGGTCAAGGGAAAACCTTAGTTTTCCCTGAGGGAGAAGACGTCAGAATTCAAGGTGCGGCCGTACGGTTAGCAGCTGATGGTCTAGCAAAGCCAATTTTATTGGGTAATCGTCAAATGATTGAGCAAGTAGCTAATGATAATCATTTTGATTTACATGCGATTGATATTCTAGACCCAGCAACTTATCCAACGGATGAAAAAGAAGCCATGATTTCAGCCTTGGTGGCGCGTCGGAATGGTAAAACGGATGCAGCGACGGCCGCAAAATGGTTAAAAGATGTGAACTACTTTGGCACAATGCTGGTTTATATGAAACATGCCGATGGGATGGTTTCAGGGGCAACGCATCCGACTGGCGACACTGTTCGGCCAGCCCTACAGATTATTAAAACGATACCTGGTTCGAAACGCATTTCTGGTTCGTTTGTGATGCAACGCGGTGATGAACGGTATATTTTTGCCGATGCGGCGATTAACATTGATTTAGATGCTCAAATAATGGCTGAAATTGCGATTCAATCTGCAAAAACTGCTAAGGTCTTTGGCATTGACCCACAAGTTGCTATGCTCTCATTTTCAACTAAAGGTTCAGCTGCTGCGCCTCAAGTTGATAAGGTCGTAGAAGCAACTAAATTGGCCCATGAAATGGCACCTGATTTAGCTTTAGATGGTGAGTTGCAATTTGACGCTGCCTTCGTTGATGCTGTTGGTGCTTCAAAAGCACCGGGTTCACCCGTTGCTGGACATGCAAATGTTTTTGTATTTCCTGATTTACAATCGGGGAATATCGGCTACAAAATAGCCCAACGTTTGGGTGGCTTTGAAGCTGTTGGCCCAATTTTACAAGGCCTTGCTGCCCCCGTTTCAGACTTGTCACGTGGTGCAAATGAGGAAGATGTATATAAGACTGCCATCATCACGGCAGCGCAAGCATTAGAAAATTAAATGACTTAATTTGGCATGATAAGCATCATGCCTTTTTTGATTGATAAATTGCGTGATTTGAATTTAAGGTTAATTAAGTCAGGGCGAGTAAAATTAGGGCATGTTCTATAAAAATGGTATAATTTGGCTTATGAGAATAATAGTAAAAACAGTCGAAGAAACGCAAGCAATCGCGGGTTTGTTGGCAAAAAACATTCAGCCCGGTGATACAATTTTGTTGAACGGTGATTTAGGTGCTGGCAAAACAACCTTTACACAAGGTTTTGCCAAAGCACTAGGCATTCAACGACCTCTAAAAAGTCCGACCTTTACGCTTGTGCGCGAATATCAAACGATGCGTTTTCCACTCTATCATCTTGATGTCTATCGACTAGGTGAAGAAGGTGGGGCTGATGAATTGGGCCTGGAAGATTATTTTGGCCGTGAGGGCGTGGCATTAATTGAATGGCCGGCATTTATTGCTGATCTTTTACCACAAGACGTGGTAAGTGTGACCTTAGAACGTGTCTTACATGATGAAACAAATCAACAACGCGTCATTGATATTTCTGGCAGTGGTCCGCGCAGCCAATCAATTGTCGCAGCCATGGAGAAGTAAAGTATGACAGCCATCATTCGGCCATTGACCTCAGACGATGCAACTAATTTGTTATTACTAGTGCAGCAATTACAAAATGAATCAGATACCCTGATGTTCAATCAGGATGCAAGCCAAATTGATTCAGCTGATGAAGCTGATAACATTAGCTTTTTGCAGCGTACAACTAATAACGTTTTGTTAGGTATCGTCGATGAAAAATACAATTTATTGGGTGTGGTTTCTGCAACCGCGTTGCCCCACAAACCCCGATCAGCTGAAGTTGGGTTAGCTGTTTTGTCAGCGTATCAAGGACAAAAGTTAGGACAGGCCCTACTTGAAGAATTGATTCGGTGGGCCGTTGACTATAGTACTGTCGACGAATTAGTCCTGACCGTTCAATGTCGCAATGAAGTGGCCAAACACATCTACCAAAAATATGGCTTTATTCAAACATCGTCGACATATTTTGAAGTGACAGATATTCGTGGTATTAAGGTCCAAGCCATTGAAATGGCGTTGAAAATAAAATCAATTGATTAATGGAGTAAGAAGTATGAATTTTATTGCGATGGATTTTGAAACAGCTAGTGCCGTTCGGTCAAGTGCCGTTTCAATGGCGGTTGTTGTTGTTCGAGATAATCAATTAGTGGATGAATTTTATTCATTGATTAATCCGCAAACCACTTTTAATCCAAGAAATATTCAAATCCATGGGATACAACCAGCTGATGTGGTTGATGCGCCTTTATTTCCAGATGTTTGGCAGCAAATTAAGCAGTTTTATACACCTGATCAGCTTGTCATTGCCCATAATGCGCCATTTGATAATGGTGTTTTGCGGGCCACATTAGATCATTATGGTGTCGCAGCACCACACTATTTATCATTAGATACTGTGCGAACATCGCGTCGATTTTATCCTGAATTACCAAATCATCGGTTAAATACAGTGTCATCGGCACTAGGCATCGATTTATTACATCATCATAACGCATTAGATGATACGGTTGCTGCCGCACAAATTTTAGTAACACAAGCAGAACAATTTGGGGTGGATCAAATCAAGCCCTTGGTCAAAGTCATTTAGAGGAGTGCGTAGCGTGATCAACTTAAACCAAAAATTTCCCGGATACGATATTAAGTCACAGGTTAGTTTAGCAAATTATACGAATACCCAAGTGGGCGGAACGGCTGATTGGGCTTTTTGGCCCAGTAGTGTTTCTCATTTACAAGAGGTTTTACAGTGCGCACATGATAATAACATGCCTATCACGGTCATTGGGAATGCATCGAATTTAGTGATTGGTGACGCTGGATTGCGCGGGCTAGTCATTTTCTTAAGTAAGTTATGCCAGATTGAAGTCAGTGGGGAACGCATTACAGCGCAGGCTGGTGCAGCACTGATTGATGTGACAAACGTTGCAATGGCCCATAGTTTGTCGGGAGTTGAATGGGCAGCGGGTATTCCTGGTTCTGTCGGTGGGGCCGTCTATATGAATGCTGGTGCTTATGACGGCTACATCGCACGTTGGATTGATTCCGTTCAAGTTTTAACAGCTGACAATCAAATTAAAGAATTAACCAATGCTGAAATGGCTTTTGATTATCGACAAAGTCGGATTCAAACGAGCGGTGAAGTCATTTTGGGCGCAACATTTAAATTAGTGCCTGGTGATCGAGCTGCGATTGAACAAGCCATGACAGATTTTAATATTCAGCGGGCAACAAAACAGCCGTTGGAATATCCATCTGCTGGATCGGTCTTTAAGCGCCCACCGCATCACTATGCCGGCAAGCTCATTATGGATGCTGGCATGCAAGGTTATACTGTTGGC from Weissella diestrammenae includes:
- a CDS encoding DUF4097 family beta strand repeat-containing protein produces the protein MNDALEKSIGAIFDAYPETTALNEFKEEVMSDASEALQDYQRQNPTISEPDAIRAILDSLGDIAAIAKMIAGETTEVAVFSQATQDYRQILVNAYAGQVYISRGDGQEVKVHQLTNIDRPEFAVQVQNEDQQLRITMPKPTGHGLFNFFKSNFSSRFRNVIKIEVPSNFMGDLKLSVNAGEVFVSDLDLQGDLKTSLIAGALNVEHVNAGNVDADISAGKAKFSQVNASNQFIGSVSAGDLKLMDTTGQFDIEVAAGNLVAHQVVGAGGFHANAGNIDVDWAQVSGNIHLDTALGNITMRFMTDISFKIKGNTTMGMIKVLREHTVLNSSGNLDAQVGFTPAFNVYASTSLGAIVIK
- a CDS encoding PspC domain-containing protein; the protein is MQTNKIYRSRNDRVLAGVLGGISEHFGWNSQLVRLLYIAISIFSVAFPGILVYIIALFIIPEAPYRNQD
- the pta gene encoding phosphate acetyltransferase, with protein sequence MELFEQLSTKIKGQGKTLVFPEGEDVRIQGAAVRLAADGLAKPILLGNRQMIEQVANDNHFDLHAIDILDPATYPTDEKEAMISALVARRNGKTDAATAAKWLKDVNYFGTMLVYMKHADGMVSGATHPTGDTVRPALQIIKTIPGSKRISGSFVMQRGDERYIFADAAINIDLDAQIMAEIAIQSAKTAKVFGIDPQVAMLSFSTKGSAAAPQVDKVVEATKLAHEMAPDLALDGELQFDAAFVDAVGASKAPGSPVAGHANVFVFPDLQSGNIGYKIAQRLGGFEAVGPILQGLAAPVSDLSRGANEEDVYKTAIITAAQALEN
- the tsaE gene encoding tRNA (adenosine(37)-N6)-threonylcarbamoyltransferase complex ATPase subunit type 1 TsaE, yielding MRIIVKTVEETQAIAGLLAKNIQPGDTILLNGDLGAGKTTFTQGFAKALGIQRPLKSPTFTLVREYQTMRFPLYHLDVYRLGEEGGADELGLEDYFGREGVALIEWPAFIADLLPQDVVSVTLERVLHDETNQQRVIDISGSGPRSQSIVAAMEK
- a CDS encoding GNAT family N-acetyltransferase — translated: MTAIIRPLTSDDATNLLLLVQQLQNESDTLMFNQDASQIDSADEADNISFLQRTTNNVLLGIVDEKYNLLGVVSATALPHKPRSAEVGLAVLSAYQGQKLGQALLEELIRWAVDYSTVDELVLTVQCRNEVAKHIYQKYGFIQTSSTYFEVTDIRGIKVQAIEMALKIKSID
- a CDS encoding 3'-5' exonuclease; the encoded protein is MNFIAMDFETASAVRSSAVSMAVVVVRDNQLVDEFYSLINPQTTFNPRNIQIHGIQPADVVDAPLFPDVWQQIKQFYTPDQLVIAHNAPFDNGVLRATLDHYGVAAPHYLSLDTVRTSRRFYPELPNHRLNTVSSALGIDLLHHHNALDDTVAAAQILVTQAEQFGVDQIKPLVKVI
- the murB gene encoding UDP-N-acetylmuramate dehydrogenase; protein product: MINLNQKFPGYDIKSQVSLANYTNTQVGGTADWAFWPSSVSHLQEVLQCAHDNNMPITVIGNASNLVIGDAGLRGLVIFLSKLCQIEVSGERITAQAGAALIDVTNVAMAHSLSGVEWAAGIPGSVGGAVYMNAGAYDGYIARWIDSVQVLTADNQIKELTNAEMAFDYRQSRIQTSGEVILGATFKLVPGDRAAIEQAMTDFNIQRATKQPLEYPSAGSVFKRPPHHYAGKLIMDAGMQGYTVGGAQVSKKHAGFIVNFNHATASDYIAVIRAVQAQVKAKFDVELETEVKILGE